One genomic window of uncultured Erythrobacter sp. includes the following:
- the yghU gene encoding glutathione-dependent disulfide-bond oxidoreductase: MADPTYTPPAVWSADTESGGRFANINRPTSGAREDRELPKGDNPFQLHSLATPNGVKVTIMLEELLEKGHTGAEYDAYTVNIGEGQQFTSGFVDINPNSKIPALLDQSGDKPFRIFESGAILVHLAEKFGEFLPADPAARAEVLSWVFWQVGTGPFIGGGFGHFYAYAPEKYEYPINRYAMETKRIFDVADKRLGQSRFLGGEDYSIADMANFPWLAPFVAGTIYNEAKTFLSIDEYTNVARWAREIAARPGVQRGRLVNKVWGDGDQQLLERHSAKDFDGLNLDFTF, encoded by the coding sequence ATGGCCGATCCCACTTACACCCCGCCCGCAGTCTGGAGCGCCGATACCGAATCCGGCGGCCGCTTCGCCAACATCAACCGCCCGACGTCGGGCGCGCGCGAAGACCGCGAGCTGCCAAAGGGCGACAACCCGTTCCAGCTTCACTCGCTAGCCACGCCTAATGGCGTGAAGGTCACCATCATGCTCGAGGAACTTCTCGAGAAAGGCCACACTGGCGCGGAATACGACGCCTACACCGTCAATATCGGCGAAGGGCAGCAGTTCACCAGCGGCTTTGTGGACATCAATCCGAATTCAAAGATTCCGGCGCTGCTCGATCAAAGCGGAGATAAGCCCTTCCGAATTTTCGAATCCGGTGCGATCCTCGTCCATCTCGCCGAGAAGTTCGGTGAGTTTCTTCCAGCCGATCCCGCTGCGCGCGCTGAAGTGCTCAGCTGGGTGTTCTGGCAAGTCGGCACTGGCCCATTTATCGGCGGCGGTTTCGGCCACTTCTACGCCTACGCTCCCGAGAAATACGAGTATCCGATCAACCGCTATGCGATGGAAACCAAGCGGATTTTCGACGTTGCGGACAAGCGGCTGGGCCAATCACGCTTCCTCGGCGGCGAGGATTACTCGATCGCCGACATGGCAAATTTCCCATGGCTTGCCCCGTTTGTTGCGGGCACCATCTACAACGAAGCCAAGACTTTCCTGTCGATCGACGAATACACAAATGTCGCGCGTTGGGCGCGCGAGATTGCCGCCCGTCCCGGGGTACAGCGCGGTCGCCTCGTCAATAAGGTCTGGGGCGATGGAGATCAGCAACTTCTCGAACGCCACTCAGCCAAGGATTTCGACGGACTGAATCTCGACTTCACATTCTGA
- a CDS encoding MFS transporter yields the protein MTEASHEEVGLAEKLGYGIGDLASGLMLNFFGVFLLYFFVDLGGLAPAAIGLMLLLTKLVDAFTDPVMGMVADRTRTRWGRYRPYLLLGSVPLGLTMILIFSAPDSLGETGLLIWAYVTYTLCMLAFTSVNVPYGGLLGVISPSSKTRTSVTAFRMFFSALGGILVGALGTTLVREFGAGDEAFGILLTISCIAAVAVFCLMTTFATTKERIPPATTNGAPLADVAVLVRTGPWIAVAIAAILGVTAIASRAGSALFFFKYVVGDGGDPAFLFFDRTALFLTALAVGQVTGVIVGNILQKRFEKSHLLMAAGMLKAVMIAVFYVLPLDAMWPQTFVQYLVGTGFGMLMILSFSMFTDIAEFIDWKSKRQMTALVIAASVFAVKAGIAFGSAIPGFMLDLTGFAKDAQQSETALMGIQTAFAVIPAAIMIPAIIALLFYNINRDVIARMEVDLSSRRMTAT from the coding sequence TTGACCGAAGCGTCGCATGAAGAAGTAGGCCTGGCGGAAAAGCTCGGTTACGGTATCGGAGATCTTGCGTCGGGGCTGATGCTAAATTTCTTTGGCGTCTTCCTGCTCTATTTCTTTGTCGACCTTGGTGGATTGGCTCCGGCGGCCATCGGGTTGATGCTGCTCCTCACAAAACTGGTCGATGCTTTTACCGACCCCGTGATGGGTATGGTGGCCGACCGCACTCGAACCCGCTGGGGTCGCTATCGCCCCTATTTGCTGCTTGGATCGGTGCCGCTTGGTCTGACCATGATCCTGATTTTCAGCGCACCCGATTCCCTTGGCGAAACGGGACTGCTTATTTGGGCCTATGTCACTTACACACTGTGCATGCTGGCATTTACTTCGGTCAACGTGCCCTACGGGGGGTTGTTGGGCGTGATCTCACCGTCATCGAAAACGCGCACCAGTGTGACTGCGTTTCGCATGTTCTTCTCTGCGCTAGGAGGGATATTGGTCGGCGCACTCGGCACAACTTTGGTGCGCGAGTTTGGCGCAGGTGACGAAGCGTTTGGCATCCTGCTGACCATATCTTGCATCGCGGCGGTCGCGGTGTTCTGTTTGATGACAACCTTTGCCACCACAAAGGAGCGCATCCCGCCTGCCACGACTAATGGCGCGCCGCTAGCCGACGTAGCTGTGCTCGTCCGGACCGGTCCATGGATCGCTGTCGCCATCGCAGCAATACTGGGTGTGACGGCGATCGCCTCGCGGGCAGGCAGCGCGTTGTTCTTCTTCAAGTATGTGGTGGGAGACGGCGGCGATCCGGCCTTCCTGTTTTTCGACCGCACTGCGTTGTTTCTGACGGCGCTCGCCGTTGGTCAAGTCACCGGAGTCATCGTAGGCAACATCTTGCAAAAGCGATTTGAAAAGTCGCACCTGCTCATGGCGGCCGGCATGCTCAAAGCCGTCATGATCGCTGTGTTCTACGTCCTCCCGCTCGACGCGATGTGGCCACAGACGTTTGTACAGTACCTGGTCGGCACCGGGTTCGGGATGCTGATGATACTGTCCTTTTCGATGTTCACGGACATCGCAGAGTTCATTGACTGGAAATCCAAGCGTCAAATGACCGCGTTAGTGATCGCTGCATCGGTATTCGCCGTGAAAGCAGGGATTGCATTCGGTTCGGCAATACCTGGCTTTATGCTGGATTTGACCGGATTCGCGAAAGATGCACAGCAATCGGAGACAGCATTGATGGGAATCCAGACCGCGTTCGCGGTCATCCCGGCCGCCATCATGATCCCGGCCATTATCGCGCTGCTGTTCTACAACATCAATCGCGATGTGATTGCGCGGATGGAGGTCGATCTATCGTCTCGCCGTATGACAGCAACGTAG
- a CDS encoding OmpA family protein — protein sequence MPVIPHPAHPSDPNHVILTDFATNSARLNGDHCDWLDGHAARELRRPNPSWIYVRGLASRLGPPDVNLALSNRRAHSVLSYLITNPLADVGRLTGIDARGEEWSDGDERDDSARWRAAEVIISRNRMPVRHVTTSPPEMVDRITRRSWVMDPRVSGLGAASAGADGRGEQWNRVGRTVARHLNPDIGEQPQQTRRMNQSHRVNKIVVYRSSESQTVALATTVSMDTYHVDYHWGPPTPQVILNRHGRITMIGREQARPWIEEPGRQLF from the coding sequence ATGCCCGTTATTCCGCACCCCGCACATCCATCTGATCCCAATCATGTGATTTTGACGGATTTTGCGACAAACAGTGCCCGGCTCAACGGTGATCATTGTGATTGGCTGGACGGGCACGCCGCCCGTGAGCTGCGGAGACCCAACCCTTCGTGGATCTATGTGCGCGGGCTTGCGAGCAGGCTTGGCCCTCCTGACGTAAACTTGGCGCTCAGCAACAGGCGCGCGCATTCGGTTCTTTCGTATCTTATCACCAATCCGCTGGCTGATGTAGGCCGCCTGACCGGAATTGATGCGCGAGGTGAAGAATGGTCCGATGGCGATGAGCGCGATGATAGCGCTCGCTGGCGCGCGGCAGAGGTGATTATTTCACGCAACCGGATGCCGGTCAGGCACGTCACGACCTCGCCACCAGAAATGGTTGATCGCATCACGCGGCGAAGCTGGGTCATGGATCCAAGAGTTTCCGGGTTAGGGGCAGCCAGTGCTGGTGCCGATGGCCGCGGCGAGCAATGGAACAGGGTTGGCAGGACTGTCGCAAGACATCTCAATCCCGACATTGGCGAGCAACCTCAGCAAACAAGGCGGATGAACCAAAGCCACCGGGTCAACAAGATTGTGGTTTATCGCTCCAGTGAGAGCCAGACGGTGGCGCTGGCAACCACGGTCTCAATGGATACCTATCATGTTGATTATCACTGGGGTCCGCCGACGCCGCAGGTTATCCTGAACCGGCATGGCCGAATTACAATGATTGGGCGCGAGCAGGCCCGGCCCTGGATCGAGGAGCCGGGCAGGCAACTTTTCTAG
- a CDS encoding SDR family NAD(P)-dependent oxidoreductase has protein sequence MQDLFDLSGQTAVVTGAGRGIGEGIASLLSEAGANVVCAARSADQIERVAEAINSSNSSGRAIAQVTDVSSAEDMDALAQRAVDEFGRLDIWINNAGGSLVSAPLTELDPAEWDKTLAVNLSSVFYGVRAAAKHMTNGGSIVNTSSMAGRDPFPGSGHYSAAKAGVNMLTKTLALELGPQKIRVNAILPGFVPTDTVKKALDMTDEDFGPLLEQLNLPAGRLGTPRDIAACVLYLVGNSGEWVTGQNLCVAGTV, from the coding sequence ATGCAGGACCTGTTCGATCTTTCGGGACAAACCGCCGTTGTAACCGGAGCGGGGCGCGGGATTGGCGAGGGCATCGCTTCGCTGCTGTCCGAAGCGGGCGCGAATGTGGTGTGTGCCGCACGTTCGGCAGACCAGATCGAGCGGGTGGCCGAAGCCATCAATTCCAGCAATTCATCGGGCCGAGCGATCGCGCAGGTCACCGATGTATCAAGCGCCGAGGATATGGACGCCCTGGCGCAGCGCGCCGTCGATGAGTTCGGGCGGCTCGACATCTGGATCAACAATGCCGGCGGGTCGCTGGTCTCCGCGCCTTTGACCGAGCTTGACCCAGCAGAATGGGACAAGACGCTCGCGGTCAACCTGTCGTCGGTGTTCTACGGCGTGCGCGCGGCGGCCAAGCATATGACCAATGGCGGTTCGATCGTGAACACATCTTCCATGGCGGGCCGCGATCCGTTCCCCGGCAGTGGCCATTACAGCGCCGCCAAGGCAGGGGTGAACATGCTGACCAAGACGCTAGCGCTGGAGCTAGGCCCGCAAAAGATCCGCGTGAATGCGATCCTTCCCGGCTTTGTGCCGACCGACACGGTCAAGAAGGCGCTCGATATGACCGATGAAGATTTCGGGCCGCTGTTGGAGCAGCTGAACCTGCCTGCCGGACGGCTAGGCACACCGCGCGATATTGCCGCGTGCGTGTTGTACCTCGTGGGCAACTCCGGCGAGTGGGTGACTGGTCAGAACCTGTGCGTGGCGGGGACTGTTTAA
- a CDS encoding NAD(P)/FAD-dependent oxidoreductase: MDTHNNDILIIGAGMAGLTCATRLAAAGYSVTVLDKGRGPGGRMAARRAEIAGETVSFDHGAQYFTARDPGFQEVVSKWEETGAVARWTAAGGDAWVGTPGMNGPIRAMAEPLDVQWGTRAEGIACEGTRWKVKAGERVFAASTVLVAIPAEQTRELLSATAPQFAAIAGGVTSEPCWAVMAAFDRPLLIAKDAMRDPEAAIAWAARNSAKPGRKDTEAWVLHASPKRSREVLDVPKEEAAALLLADFFDQTGIDPVGPLHCVAHRWLYAMPERVAGEPARYDAEARIGIAGDYLHSPRVEGAFVSGRALAAQVLAHP; encoded by the coding sequence ATGGATACACACAACAACGACATACTGATCATCGGTGCTGGCATGGCGGGGCTGACCTGCGCGACCCGGCTGGCCGCAGCGGGGTATTCGGTCACCGTGCTCGACAAAGGGCGCGGGCCAGGCGGACGCATGGCCGCACGCAGAGCGGAAATTGCTGGCGAAACGGTCTCTTTCGATCACGGCGCGCAATATTTCACTGCTCGTGATCCTGGATTCCAAGAGGTTGTTTCGAAATGGGAAGAGACCGGAGCTGTCGCGCGCTGGACTGCCGCAGGCGGCGATGCGTGGGTTGGTACTCCCGGAATGAATGGTCCGATCCGGGCGATGGCTGAGCCGCTCGATGTGCAATGGGGCACGCGGGCCGAAGGCATCGCGTGCGAAGGCACTCGCTGGAAAGTGAAGGCGGGCGAACGGGTTTTCGCTGCCTCCACGGTTCTGGTCGCTATCCCCGCAGAGCAAACCCGCGAATTGCTGTCTGCAACTGCGCCGCAATTCGCGGCTATTGCAGGTGGCGTTACGTCGGAACCTTGCTGGGCAGTGATGGCTGCGTTTGATCGACCACTGCTCATTGCCAAAGACGCTATGCGCGATCCAGAGGCGGCGATTGCATGGGCCGCTCGCAATTCGGCGAAGCCGGGCCGCAAAGACACGGAAGCCTGGGTGCTGCACGCCTCACCAAAGCGCAGCCGTGAAGTGCTCGACGTGCCAAAGGAAGAGGCAGCAGCGCTGCTCCTTGCCGACTTTTTCGACCAGACTGGAATTGACCCAGTCGGGCCGCTCCATTGTGTCGCGCATCGCTGGCTCTATGCCATGCCGGAAAGGGTCGCGGGCGAACCGGCGCGATACGATGCCGAAGCGCGCATCGGGATCGCTGGCGACTATCTGCATTCTCCCCGCGTCGAGGGAGCATTCGTTTCGGGCCGCGCACTCGCCGCTCAGGTGCTGGCGCACCCATAA
- the egtD gene encoding L-histidine N(alpha)-methyltransferase — MTTQKGLKLVERDDDGVDTAFRADVLDGLSQPQKAIPARWLYDDAGSQLFEDITQLPEYYPTRAETEILQTRSGEFAELIGEGRAVVEFGSGSSVKTPLLLSAIAPSAYVPLDISGDFLRAAAADLAEKFPGLPVYPVEADFMREVELPTAVADQPKLGFFPGSTIGNMVARTAVDLLRNMRETLGVGAQLLIGMDLIKDEEVLVAAYDDAAGVTAEFNYNLVRRINRELNGDIPLDTLSHEARWNDDNARIEMHLVAGGDIAFSVDGQDFTMRTGETIHTENSHKFNRRTANMLLLAGGWEPQARWLDKGGQFSLLLAEAKPPRSAP, encoded by the coding sequence ATGACGACGCAAAAGGGCCTGAAGCTGGTCGAGCGCGATGATGATGGTGTTGATACGGCATTCCGCGCCGATGTGCTTGATGGCCTGTCCCAGCCACAAAAGGCGATCCCCGCGCGGTGGCTCTATGACGATGCCGGTTCGCAGCTGTTCGAGGACATTACGCAGCTCCCCGAATACTATCCGACCCGCGCGGAGACAGAGATACTGCAGACACGCAGCGGAGAATTTGCCGAGCTGATCGGGGAAGGACGAGCCGTAGTCGAATTTGGCTCAGGCTCCTCGGTAAAGACGCCGCTGCTGCTATCGGCGATTGCGCCGAGCGCTTACGTCCCGCTCGATATCTCAGGCGATTTCCTGCGTGCCGCTGCCGCCGATCTGGCGGAGAAGTTTCCCGGCCTTCCGGTCTATCCCGTCGAGGCCGACTTTATGCGGGAGGTCGAATTGCCTACTGCCGTTGCGGACCAACCCAAGCTGGGTTTTTTCCCCGGATCGACCATCGGCAACATGGTCGCGCGCACAGCGGTCGATCTGCTGCGCAATATGCGCGAGACTTTGGGTGTGGGCGCACAATTGCTGATCGGGATGGATCTGATCAAGGATGAGGAAGTGCTCGTCGCCGCTTATGACGACGCCGCCGGAGTGACGGCCGAGTTCAACTATAACCTCGTGCGCCGGATCAACCGCGAGTTGAACGGCGACATTCCACTCGATACGCTCAGCCATGAGGCGCGTTGGAACGATGACAACGCGCGGATTGAAATGCACCTCGTTGCGGGTGGTGACATTGCGTTCTCCGTCGATGGACAAGACTTCACCATGAGGACTGGTGAGACGATCCACACAGAGAACAGCCATAAGTTCAACCGCCGCACTGCCAATATGCTGCTGCTCGCCGGGGGCTGGGAGCCGCAAGCCCGCTGGCTCGACAAGGGCGGCCAGTTCTCGCTTTTGCTGGCCGAAGCGAAGCCACCTCGCAGCGCTCCTTGA
- the egtB gene encoding ergothioneine biosynthesis protein EgtB, translating into MPSGDPAASGDLQERFHATRALTEALVAPLSDADATLQSMEDASPAKWHLAHTTWFWETFLLRDHATGYRLLNDEWPFCFNSYYEAEGERIGRFSRGLLSRPSLDEVREWRAHVDAAIEPLLADPHHADLIALGIAHEQQHIELLLTDIKHALFQNPLGPAMFEGAPEPAMSPGQSEIGWHEHPGGVALIGTDESGFAFDNEGPRHRVLLEPFALSRRLVSNRQWDEFIADRGYETASMWLSDGWAWVKDNAITAPLYWREGRTFTHQGWQERDPDAPVTHISYYEADAYATWAGARLPTEFEWEAIARGQDDEGQPPAHNAESGNQLDGAFAPHPQGGESLFGDCWQFTRSAYLPYPRFKPAAGAVGEYNGKFMSGQFVLKGASCATVRGHSRASYRNFFYPHQRWQFTGLRLAKDL; encoded by the coding sequence ATGCCGAGCGGCGATCCTGCCGCGTCTGGCGATCTGCAAGAGCGGTTCCATGCCACCCGCGCGCTGACCGAAGCCTTGGTCGCGCCTTTGTCCGATGCCGACGCGACGCTCCAATCGATGGAGGACGCATCGCCCGCCAAATGGCACCTGGCGCATACGACGTGGTTCTGGGAAACATTCCTGCTGCGCGACCATGCTACGGGCTACAGGCTGCTCAACGATGAATGGCCGTTTTGCTTCAATTCCTATTACGAGGCCGAAGGCGAGCGCATTGGGAGGTTTTCGCGCGGCCTTCTGTCTCGCCCTTCGCTGGATGAAGTGCGGGAATGGCGAGCGCATGTCGATGCGGCGATCGAGCCGCTGCTCGCTGATCCACACCATGCGGACTTGATTGCACTTGGTATCGCGCACGAACAGCAGCACATCGAATTGCTGCTGACCGATATCAAACACGCGCTGTTCCAGAACCCACTCGGCCCTGCGATGTTCGAGGGCGCACCCGAACCGGCCATGTCGCCGGGACAGAGCGAAATCGGCTGGCACGAGCATCCGGGCGGCGTGGCTTTGATCGGCACAGACGAGAGCGGTTTTGCGTTCGACAATGAAGGCCCGCGCCACCGCGTGCTGCTGGAGCCTTTCGCACTGTCCCGGCGTCTTGTGTCCAATCGCCAGTGGGACGAATTCATAGCCGATCGGGGATACGAAACCGCTTCAATGTGGCTTTCCGATGGTTGGGCATGGGTAAAGGACAACGCGATCACAGCGCCGCTCTACTGGCGCGAGGGGCGGACCTTCACGCATCAGGGCTGGCAAGAGCGCGACCCCGATGCGCCGGTCACGCATATCTCCTACTACGAGGCTGATGCCTACGCGACATGGGCGGGCGCACGGCTTCCGACCGAGTTCGAGTGGGAAGCGATTGCGCGCGGCCAAGACGACGAAGGTCAACCACCGGCGCACAATGCCGAGAGCGGCAATCAGCTCGACGGTGCCTTCGCCCCGCATCCCCAAGGCGGTGAAAGCCTGTTCGGCGATTGCTGGCAGTTCACCCGCTCGGCCTATTTGCCCTATCCCCGTTTCAAGCCGGCGGCGGGGGCAGTGGGAGAATATAACGGCAAATTCATGAGCGGTCAGTTCGTGCTGAAAGGCGCCAGCTGCGCGACGGTGCGCGGCCATTCCCGCGCCTCGTATCGCAATTTCTTCTACCCGCATCAGCGCTGGCAATTTACCGGGCTGCGGCTCGCGAAGGACCTTTAG
- a CDS encoding diguanylate cyclase — protein MMRGLQHSRLDVGANAPDAPVLGALLGPEALAGISLLLGLVAFAAVIGVMMARRETRYAARIARERGSKMSELLRTVRMAESIADLGVWLYDPATGKQQWSDGLRALFGVDHDDPFVDGDAETLLFANDISLIDCVTEHRETREPFELRYDIVGYDGVERSISVQACNLPNHSGGVCRVVAVVRDVTDQVARERSLEHSREIALSEAHQARELAATDPLTGLANRRRVMAALDKIVVQAHRYSQPLSLIVFDIDHFKSVNDTYGHPQGDRVLQQISQIARRQARDSDLVGRVGGEEFVWIVPGADQGFARIMAERLRQAIASGSAVGDVPAVTASVGFAELSRQDTALTLFARADAALYEAKHAGRNRVRIAA, from the coding sequence ATGATGCGCGGATTACAGCACAGCCGGTTGGATGTGGGCGCGAATGCACCCGACGCGCCGGTACTTGGCGCCTTGCTGGGGCCAGAGGCGCTGGCCGGCATCAGTCTGCTTTTGGGCCTCGTCGCATTTGCGGCCGTGATCGGCGTGATGATGGCGCGGCGTGAAACGCGATATGCCGCTCGTATCGCTCGCGAACGCGGCAGCAAGATGAGCGAATTGCTCCGCACCGTGCGCATGGCCGAAAGCATCGCCGACCTCGGCGTATGGCTGTACGATCCGGCCACCGGGAAACAGCAATGGTCCGATGGCTTGCGCGCTCTGTTCGGCGTGGATCACGACGACCCCTTCGTCGATGGCGATGCCGAAACCTTGCTGTTCGCCAATGATATAAGCCTGATTGATTGTGTGACCGAACACCGGGAAACGCGTGAGCCGTTTGAGCTGCGCTACGATATTGTCGGCTACGATGGCGTTGAACGATCGATCTCCGTCCAGGCTTGCAATCTGCCCAACCACAGCGGCGGTGTCTGCCGGGTTGTCGCAGTGGTCCGCGATGTCACCGATCAGGTCGCGAGAGAGCGCAGTCTTGAACATTCACGGGAAATCGCTCTGTCCGAAGCACATCAGGCGCGCGAACTGGCGGCAACCGACCCGTTGACCGGGCTCGCCAATCGCAGACGGGTGATGGCGGCGTTGGACAAGATTGTCGTTCAAGCGCACCGCTATTCGCAGCCGCTTTCCTTGATCGTCTTCGACATCGATCACTTCAAATCGGTCAATGACACCTATGGCCATCCGCAGGGCGACCGCGTGCTTCAGCAGATTTCGCAGATCGCACGACGTCAGGCCCGCGACAGCGATCTAGTCGGCCGGGTCGGGGGCGAGGAATTCGTGTGGATCGTACCGGGAGCCGACCAGGGCTTTGCCCGGATTATGGCCGAACGCCTGCGCCAGGCAATTGCTTCAGGCAGCGCCGTGGGCGACGTGCCAGCTGTGACCGCCAGCGTTGGCTTTGCCGAGCTTTCGCGGCAGGACACGGCGCTGACCCTTTTTGCGCGCGCGGACGCAGCTCTCTATGAGGCGAAGCATGCGGGCAGGAACCGGGTTCGGATAGCCGCCTAG
- a CDS encoding class II 3-deoxy-7-phosphoheptulonate synthase, protein MAQNWTPDGWKAHEARHLPHYEDAAELAEAEATLQAYPPLVFAGEARALKADLADVANGNAFLLQGGDCAESFAEFHPNNIRDTFRVLLQMAVVMTFASKHPVVKVGRMAGQFAKPRSAPTETKGDVTLPSYFGDNINGIEFDPETRRNDPGRMVRAYSQAAATLNLLRAFAGGGYANLRQVHQWTLDFMGRTPWTDKFAETADRIGEALDFMEACGVDPATVPQLQATSFYTSHEGLLLPYEEALTRQDSLTGDWYATSAHMLWIGDRTRFPGSAHIEFARGIGNPLGMKCGPSLEPDALIELLDVLNPAREAGRITLISRFGHDKVEEGLPKLIRAVEREGHPVVWSCDPMHGNVVKSDSGYKTRPFDRILTEVKGFFAVHRGEGTHPGGIHIEMTGQDVTECVGGAVAITDDALGDRYHTHCDPRLNAEQSLELAFLIAETLNTEVNERQADAA, encoded by the coding sequence GTGGCTCAGAACTGGACCCCCGACGGCTGGAAAGCCCATGAAGCGCGGCACCTGCCGCATTACGAAGATGCTGCCGAGCTGGCAGAGGCAGAAGCCACGCTGCAAGCCTATCCGCCGCTGGTCTTTGCCGGTGAAGCGCGCGCTCTGAAGGCCGATTTGGCCGATGTGGCCAACGGCAATGCGTTCCTGCTGCAAGGCGGGGATTGCGCTGAGAGCTTCGCCGAATTCCACCCGAACAACATCCGTGATACCTTCCGCGTGTTGCTGCAGATGGCGGTCGTGATGACCTTTGCCAGCAAGCATCCGGTCGTGAAGGTTGGGCGCATGGCAGGCCAGTTTGCCAAGCCACGTTCCGCGCCGACAGAGACCAAAGGCGACGTCACGTTGCCGAGTTATTTCGGCGACAATATCAATGGGATCGAGTTTGATCCTGAGACACGCCGCAATGATCCGGGCCGGATGGTCCGCGCCTATTCGCAGGCTGCGGCAACGCTGAACCTGCTGCGTGCCTTTGCAGGCGGTGGCTATGCAAACCTGCGTCAGGTTCACCAATGGACGCTCGATTTCATGGGCCGGACCCCATGGACAGACAAATTTGCCGAGACCGCCGACCGGATTGGCGAAGCGCTGGATTTCATGGAAGCCTGCGGGGTCGATCCCGCAACCGTGCCGCAGCTTCAGGCGACAAGTTTCTACACCAGCCACGAAGGGCTGCTGCTGCCATACGAGGAAGCGCTGACCCGGCAGGATTCGCTAACCGGCGATTGGTACGCCACCAGCGCGCACATGCTCTGGATCGGCGACCGCACCCGCTTCCCGGGTAGTGCGCATATCGAATTTGCGCGAGGCATCGGCAATCCGCTTGGTATGAAATGCGGCCCATCGCTGGAGCCAGACGCGCTGATCGAACTGCTCGATGTGCTCAATCCGGCGCGCGAAGCGGGGCGCATCACGCTGATCAGCCGGTTCGGTCACGACAAGGTCGAAGAGGGCCTGCCCAAGCTCATCCGCGCGGTCGAGCGCGAAGGGCATCCGGTGGTGTGGAGCTGCGATCCAATGCACGGCAACGTTGTGAAGTCGGACAGCGGCTACAAGACACGGCCCTTCGACCGGATTCTCACCGAGGTGAAGGGCTTCTTCGCCGTACACCGCGGCGAAGGCACGCATCCGGGCGGCATCCATATCGAGATGACGGGACAGGATGTGACCGAATGCGTCGGCGGGGCCGTGGCCATCACCGACGATGCGTTGGGCGATCGTTATCACACCCACTGCGATCCGCGCCTGAATGCCGAACAGTCGCTCGAACTCGCGTTCCTGATTGCCGAAACGCTCAACACCGAAGTGAACGAGCGCCAGGCCGACGCGGCTTAA